The Lynx canadensis isolate LIC74 chromosome D1, mLynCan4.pri.v2, whole genome shotgun sequence genome has a segment encoding these proteins:
- the ADM gene encoding pro-adrenomedullin isoform X2, producing the protein MKLVPVALMYLGSLAFLGADTARLDVASEFRKKWNKWALSRGKRELRVSSSYPTGLTYVKAGPTQTLIRPQDVKVATHNPQASPDAARVRVKRYRQSMNNFQGLRSFGCRFGTCTVQKLAHQIYQFTDKDKDGVAPRSKISPQGYGRRRRRSLPETGPNWTLSLEPQARAVPASSRVHQVLDTLLKI; encoded by the exons ATGAAGCTGGTTCCCGTCGCCCTCATGTACCTGGGCTCCCTGGCCTTCTTGGGCGCGGACACTGCACGGCTCGACGTGGCGTCAGAGTTCCGAAAGAA ATGGAATAAGTGGGCTCTAAGTCGTGGCAAGAGGGAACTTCGGGTGTCCAGCAGCTACCCCACAGGGCTCACTTACGTGAAGGCCGGGCCAACCCAGACTCTCATTCGGCCCCAGGACGTGAAGGTCGCCACTCACAACCCCCAGGCCAG TCCGGACGCCGCCCGCGTCCGAGTCAAGCGCTACCGCCAGAGCATGAACAACTTCCAGGGCCTGCGGAGCTTCGGCTGCCGCTTCGGAACGTGCACGGTGCAGAAACTGGCGCACCAAATCTACCAGTTCACGGACAAGGACAAGGACGGCGTCGCCCCCAGGAGCAAGATTAGCCCCCAGGGCTACGGCCGCCGGCGCCGGCGCTCCCTGCCCGAGACTGGCCCCAACTGGACTCTGTCCCTGGAGCCACAGGCACGCGCGGTTCCGGCCTCCTCCCGGGTGCATCAGGTGCTCGACACCCTCCTTAAGATTTAG
- the ADM gene encoding pro-adrenomedullin isoform X1: MKLVPVALMYLGSLAFLGADTARLDVASEFRKKWNKWALSRGKRELRVSSSYPTGLTYVKAGPTQTLIRPQDVKVATHNPQASSPDAARVRVKRYRQSMNNFQGLRSFGCRFGTCTVQKLAHQIYQFTDKDKDGVAPRSKISPQGYGRRRRRSLPETGPNWTLSLEPQARAVPASSRVHQVLDTLLKI; encoded by the exons ATGAAGCTGGTTCCCGTCGCCCTCATGTACCTGGGCTCCCTGGCCTTCTTGGGCGCGGACACTGCACGGCTCGACGTGGCGTCAGAGTTCCGAAAGAA ATGGAATAAGTGGGCTCTAAGTCGTGGCAAGAGGGAACTTCGGGTGTCCAGCAGCTACCCCACAGGGCTCACTTACGTGAAGGCCGGGCCAACCCAGACTCTCATTCGGCCCCAGGACGTGAAGGTCGCCACTCACAACCCCCAGGCCAG cagTCCGGACGCCGCCCGCGTCCGAGTCAAGCGCTACCGCCAGAGCATGAACAACTTCCAGGGCCTGCGGAGCTTCGGCTGCCGCTTCGGAACGTGCACGGTGCAGAAACTGGCGCACCAAATCTACCAGTTCACGGACAAGGACAAGGACGGCGTCGCCCCCAGGAGCAAGATTAGCCCCCAGGGCTACGGCCGCCGGCGCCGGCGCTCCCTGCCCGAGACTGGCCCCAACTGGACTCTGTCCCTGGAGCCACAGGCACGCGCGGTTCCGGCCTCCTCCCGGGTGCATCAGGTGCTCGACACCCTCCTTAAGATTTAG